One Chaetodon trifascialis isolate fChaTrf1 chromosome 13, fChaTrf1.hap1, whole genome shotgun sequence DNA segment encodes these proteins:
- the LOC139341489 gene encoding THAP domain-containing protein 2-like, translated as MPDFCAAYGCTNARSLQTRTRGITFHKFPKCSERRRQWKRALRRDGFVANDRSLLCSEHFSNEDFDRTGQTVRLKAGAVPTIFNFPVHLQRPVAPRSTTASRRAGENLPMDPQQDQPPPDIKRKAPDHQYAFPSSPKALKAKLDAAMATVCKLQREKSNALARVRRAKKNMKALLEELKAKNLINEELHAKRGRGQRSQVQGVAVRV; from the exons atgcctgatttttgtgCCGCCTACGGCTGCACCAACGCACGGAGCCTCCAAACGAGGACGCGTGGGATCACCTTTCACAA GTTTCCCAAATGCAGCGAGCGCAGGAGACAGTGGAAGCGTGCCCTGAGAAGGGATGGTTTCGTGGCTAACGATAGATCACTGCTCTGCAGTGAACACTTCAGCAATGAagattttgacaggacagggcAGACTGTCAGACTCAAAGCTGGAGCTGTTCCAACTATCTTCAACTTCCCTGTTCATCTTCAGAGG CCGGTAGCACCAAGAAGCACAACCGCTTCtagaagagcaggagaaaaccTGCCCATGGACCCCCAGCAGGATCAACCTCCGCCTGATATt AAGAGGAAGGCCCCTGACCACCAGTATGCATTCCCTTCCTCCCCAAAGGCTCTTAAGGCCAAACTTGATGCAGCCATGGCAACAGTGTGTAAACTTCAGCGGGAGAAGAGCAATGCCTTGGCAAGGGTAAGGAGGGCCAAGAAGAACATGAAGGCTcttctggaggagctgaaagccAAGAACCTCATCAATGAAGAGCTGCATGCAAAGAGAGGGCGAGGCCAAAGGTCGCAAGTGCAAGGAGTGGCGGTGCGAGTGTGA
- the pla2g4f.1 gene encoding cytosolic phospholipase A2 delta has product MLLYDEDSLKFDKLISTIKLDISSLTVGKKETKEFVIDPQGKLWVTFELLDGREKEVVGPPIEVPIMKEVVSHWILKATVLKANTHQSKDYWSESDCYVILSLPTATTKTYRTKTVSNNNNPEWNETFTFRVPSQVKNILEIRMYDEDTLARDNMISTLMFDITNLTVGKKETKVFIINPETEDTLQIEFELLDSEDQPCEYLSNGVLVAAPFSAVDIDVDKLLSNKSITEMVVELRGAFQESQTVNAKDTAKLRFFINRDLETELNVEMRHYAFASAGQMQSSVNVKPLPAEHADKLSLVIDQDTVDLDVETHECEEEPLAVRLDFDIPPQEKEYLKKRKGVVAQALQKILGLGSQLEPEKVPTIAVVASGGGTRAMTGLLGSLRALKDIGVLDASTYITGVSGSTWTMSTLYQEANWSQQDINSVISAAKEQMTKSALSAFSLEKLQYYNEEMTKKGNEGYIVSLIDMAGLVLEHLVFGREVTSTLSEQQLAVDEGQNPLPIYTAVNMKDKLLGCEFEAEWCEFTPYEVGMQKYGAFVKSEYFGSEFFLGHIIKRHKEVRIPYLMGIWSSIFSVNLTELWTLATGSLPSWSPWLGPDISALEVDTQPSTLDTYLINPLTGVTRMLCNFFKNRPVLAEMYNFMHGLFMHLDYNKNSNFVAWKETHPDSFPNQLTPRDPTMFLVDSGHVVNIGCAPVLRPERDVDVIICLNYSWDPEHILRVLEKTAAYCKDRNIPFPSADFASLEKEPQKEVYIFEDKENPKAPIVVHFPLVNVTYKHFKQPGVKRETEEEIKAGEVDVSTSESPYTTNHLTYSEEDYETLVELASYNILNNKETILEVLRKVLEMKTSKIKK; this is encoded by the exons ATGTTACTGTATGATGAGGACTCTCTCAAATTTGACAAGCTGATCTCCACCATAAAGCTTGATATCAGCAGCCTGACTGTagggaaaaaagaaaccaaGGAATTCGTCATAGACCCTCAG GGTAAACTCTGGGTGACCTTTGAGCTGCTGGATGG aagagagaaggaagtTGTGGGGCCCCCTATTGAAGTCCCCATAATG AAAGAAGTTGTCTCCCACTGGATCCTGAAAGCCACTGTACtgaaggcaaacacacatcaatccAAAGATTACT GGTCTGAATCCGACTGCTatgtcattctctctctccccacgGCGACGACAAAGACCTACCGCACAAAAACAGTGTCCAACAATAACAACCCAGAGTGGAATGAAACTTTTACCTTCAGGGTCCCCAGCCAAGTGAAA aACATTTTAGAGATCAGGATGTACGATGAGGACACTTTGGCACGTGATAACATGATCTCTACACTTATGTTtgacatcaccaacctcacagtAGGGAAGAAGGAGACCAAGGTCTTCATCATAAACCCTGAG ACAGAGGACACACTGCAAATAGAGTTTGAGCTACTTGACAG tgAGGACCAACCGTGTGAATATCTCAGTAATGGTGTCCTTGTG GCTGCCCCATTCTCTGCAGTTGATATTGATGTTGACAAGCTATTAAGCAATAAAT CTATTACGGAAATGGTGGTGGAGCTGAGGGGGGCCTTTCAGGAAAGCCAAACAGTTAATGCAAAGGACACTGCAAAACTGCGCTTCTTCATCAATAGAGACTTGGAGACAGAGCTAAATGTGGAA ATGCGTCATTATGCATTTGCCTCTGCTGGTCAAATGCAATCTTCTGTAAATGTCAAGCCACTACCAGCCGAACATGCTGACAAATTGTCCCTTGTTATTGATCAG GACACAGTGGATTTAGATGTGGAAACGCATGAGTG CGAGGAGGAACCTCTTGCAGTTCGTCTGGATTTTGACATCCCACCTCAAGAGAAGGAGTatctgaagaagaggaaaggtgTTGTGGCACAGGCTTTGCAGAAGATTTTAGGCCTTGGGTCTCAACTAGAACCTGAAAAG GTGCCAACTATAGCAGTGGTGGCTTCAGGAGGAGGGACCAGAGCCATGACAGGCCTGCTTGGTAGTCTGAGGGCCCTGAAGGATATTGGGGTCCTGGATGCTTCCACTTACATCACTGGTGTTTCTGGATCCACATG GACTATGTCTACTCTGTATCAAGAAGCTAACTGGTCACAGCAGGACATAAACAGTGTCATCTCAGCAGCAAAGGAACAGATGACCAAAAGTGCTCTGAGTGCCTTCTCTCTTGAGAAACTGCAGTATTACAATgaagaaatgacaaagaaaggAAACGAGGGTTACATTGTGTCCCTCATTGATATGGCAGGCCTGGTCCTTGAGCATTTGGTCTTTGGAAGA GAAGTCACCAGCACACTGTCTGAGCAGCAGTTGGCAGTGGATGAAGGGCAAAACCCTTTACCCATATACACTGCTGTCAACATGAAGGATAAGTTATTGGGCTGTGAATTTGAAGCTG AGTGGTGTGAGTTTACCCCCTACGAGGTAGGCATGCAGAAGTATGGGGCATTTGTCAAAAGTGAGTACTTTGGGAGTGAGTTCTTCCTTGGTCACATCATCAAAAGGCACAAAGAAGTCCGCATACCATATCTGATGG GAATATGGAGCAGCATATTTTCTGTCAACCTGACTGAGCTTTGGACGCTTGCCACCGGGTCCCTGCCTTCTTGGAGCCCCTGGCTCGGACCAGATATCAGTGCATTAG AGGTTGACACTCAACCATCAACTCTGGACACATACCTGATAAATCCACTCACTGGCGTCACGCGCATGCTGTGTAATTTCTTCAAAAATCGTCCAGTCCTCGCTGAAATGTACAATTTCATGCATGGCCTCTTCATGCACCTTGattacaataaaaacagcaactTTGTTGCCTGGAAAG AGACACATCCAGATTCTTTCCCAAACCAACTGACACCCAGGGACCCCACCATGTTCCTGGTGGACTCTGGTCATGTTGTCAATATTGGCTGTGCGCCTGTCCTGCGGCCAGAGAGAGATGTGGATGTCATCATATGTCTGAACTACTCGTGGGATCCAGAGCACATCCTCAGG GTCCTAGAGAAGACAGCAGCTTACTGCAAAGATCGTAACATCCCCTTTCCAAGTGCTGATTTTGCCAGTCTGGAAAAGGAGCCACAGAAGGAGGTCTACATCTTTGAGGATAAGGAGAATCCCAAGGCCCCGATAGTGGTTCATTTCCCACTGGTCAATGTCACATACAAACACTTCAAACAGCCCG GTGTGAAGCGTGAAACTGAGGAAGAAATAAAAGCTGGTGAGGTGGATGTGAGCACCAGCGAGTCTCCATACACCACCAACCACCTGACCTACTCAGAAGAAGATTATGAGACTCTGGTGGAGTTGGCCTCTTACAACATATTAAACAACAAGGAGACCATCCTTGAAGTCTTGCGCAAGGTCCTGGAGATGAAGACatcaaagataaagaaataa